One Setaria italica strain Yugu1 chromosome II, Setaria_italica_v2.0, whole genome shotgun sequence DNA segment encodes these proteins:
- the LOC101752908 gene encoding LOW QUALITY PROTEIN: DEAD-box ATP-dependent RNA helicase 53-like (The sequence of the model RefSeq protein was modified relative to this genomic sequence to represent the inferred CDS: inserted 2 bases in 2 codons), giving the protein MISLLRRTVSSSAPAAARWRRPLLAALLSPPPAPPGPTRRAPALEPPRRAFHGSRAPLGFRATPASWAGPGPGAGVAAGEDGGLEIARLGISGRIVEKLAARGITRLFPIQRAVLEPAMQGKDMIGRARTGTGKTLAFGIPIMDRIISYNEKNGSGRNPLAIVLAPTRELARQVEKEFRESAPLDTLCVYGGVPINQQMRVLNYGVDIVVGTPGRVIDLLRRGVLNLSEIQFVVLDEADQMLAVGFDEDVEVIMEQLPQNRQSMLFSATMPSWIRKISNKYLKDPVIIDLVGDSDQKLPEGISLYSIASDNFGKPSILGPLIKEHANGGKCIVFTQTKREADRLAYVMGRSYPCQALHGDISQNQRERTLSGFRDGRFNILVATDVAARGLDIPNVDLVVHYEIPNTSELFVHRSGRTARAGKKGSAILIYTYEQTRAVRVIEQDIGCRFTELPKMAVADEXADMFNVMRDTRSRSVGSRRTGGXFGRESYGGFGDHRSGGFGDFDSFGGSFDRGGGSRDSGSGYRGGSGGFRRPSNDFGRSSFGRSDRFGDFGEGDFSRRGSPDFGRSRSSDDSGSSRYGRGSSGVGTPGFGNFGGYGDSKR; this is encoded by the exons ATGATCTccctgctccgccgcaccgtctcctcctcggcgccggccgccgcgcggtggcggaggccCCTCCTCGCGGCGCtgctctccccgccgccggcccctcccgGCCCTACACGCCGCGCGCCGGCGCTGGAGCCGCCGAGGCGGGCGTTCCACGGCTCGCGGGCCCCCCTGGGGTTCAGGGCCACCCCCGCGTCGTGGGCTGGGCCCGGACCGGGGGCGGGCGTGGCAGCGGGGGAGGACGGCGGGCTGGAGATTGCGAGGCTGGGGATCTCCGGGCGGATCGTGGAGAAGCTCGCCGCGCGGGGCATCACCAGGCTCTTCCCCATCCAG AGGGCTGTTCTTGAGCCAGCAATGCAAGGAAAAGACATGATTGGCCGTGCTCGAACAGGAACTGGGAAGACCTTAGCTTTTGGTATTCCTATCATGGACAGGATTATTAGCTACAATGAGAAGAATGG AAGTGGTAGGAATCCTTTAGCTATAGTCTTGGCACCAACAAGAGAACTTGCCCGGCAGGTTGAGAAGGAATTTAGAGAATCTGCTCCCTTGGACACACTCTGTGTCTATGGAGGTGTTCCTATCAACCAACAAATGAGAGTTCTTAACTATGGTGTTGACATAGTGGTTGGAACTCCAGGTCGAGTTATTGATCTTTTGAGAAGAGGTGTTTTAAACCTTTCCGAGATCCAGTTTGTGGTTCTGGATGAAGCTGATCAGATGCTGGCTGTGGGTTTTGATGAAGATGTTGAGGTGATCATGGAGCAGTTGCCACAGAACCGTCAAAGTATGCTGTTCTCTGCAACAATGCCTAGTTGGATAAGAAAAATTTCAAACAAGTACTTAAAGGATCCAGTTATAATTGACCTT gTTGGTGACTCAGACCAAAAATTACCGGAAGGAATCTCTCTGTACTCCATTGCCTCTGACAACTTTGGGAAGCCATCAATTCTTGGTCCGTTGATTAAA GAGCATGCTAATGGTGGAAAATGCATTGTGTTTACTCAAACTAAACGAGAAGCAGATAGATTGGCATATGTTATGGGAAGGAGTTATCCATGTCAGGCGCTACATGGGGATATTTCACAGAATCAAAGAGAGAGGACACTCTCAGGATTTCGTGATGGTCGCTTCAATATCCTTGTGGCAACTGATGTTGCAGCTCGTGGATTAGACATACCCAATGTTGATCTA GTGGTACATTATGAGATTCCAAATACCTCAGAGTTATTTGTTCACAGATCTGGGAGAACTGCACGAGCAGGGAAGAAAGGCAGTGCAATTTTGATATACACATATGAGCAAACTAGAGCTGTAAGGGTCATCGAGCAAGATATAGGTTGCAGGTTCACAGAG CTTCCAAAGATGGCAGTTGCAGATG GCGCAGACATGTTTAATGTCATGAGAGATACTCGCTCTAGATCAGTTGGAAGCAGAAGAACGGGTG ACTTTGGCCGTGAAAGTTATGGTGGCTTCGGAGATCACCGTTCCGGTGGCTTTGGTGATTTTGACAGTTTTGGTGGTTCCTTTGATCGCGGTGGCGGGTCCCGCGACTCTGGTTCGGGATACCGTGGTGGGTCTGGAGGTTTCAGACGACCTTCCAATGACTTTGGCAGGTCTAGTTTCGGTCGCTCCGATAGATTTGGCGACTTTGGAGAAGGCGATTTCAGCAGGCGTGGCAGCCCTGACTTTGGGCGCTCCCGGAGCTCCGATGATTCAGGATCCTCGCGCTATGGCAGAGGATCCAGTGGTGTTGGCACTCCTGGTTTCGGCAACTTCGGTGGCTACGGGGATTCCAAGCGATGA
- the LOC101752498 gene encoding patatin-like protein 3 gives MEAAADLSGAERGKDDDAAGRLTYEIFSLLEAKFLFGRDVGLVPAGLPRAAPAAGKVCVLSIDGGARAADGLLAGAALVRLEAALRRRAGSPAARLADFFDVAAGSGAGGVLAAMLFARGPRGRPMYTAEDALAFLLRRVRWGTWYPRAGVAVRLLRRGGGGGPGWSAFGRALGDLTLRDTVRPVLVPCYDLATRAPFLFSRADAAESPAHDFRLRDVCAATCAGGAAAAAVEVLSVDGGTRIRAVGGGAALGNPTAAAITHVLNNRREFPAAATVDDLLVISIGTGEPAGGGSGRRARAPEVARIAAEGVSDMVDQAVAMAFGHSRTSNYIRIQGTGSRRGGGGGRAPRACGGETREQAVWKAEAMLLQRSVESVLFQGRKLAGETNAEKLERFARELAKEHARRKQQQQAAQQASPGDGTPAVVSSATPKQTPHKATTSSSSASSTAGSTEAAKPEPPPPRRRRRAPAATTTKRAPAAPPHC, from the exons ATGGAGGCCGCCGCGGATCTCTCCGGTGCGGAGCGGGGcaaggacgacgacgcggcgggcAGGCTCACCTACGAgatcttctccctcctcgaggcCAAGTTCCTCTTCGGCCGCGACGTCGGGCTCGTCCCCGCCGGGCtcccgcgcgcggcgcccgcggcgggcAAGGTGTGCGTCCTGTccatcgacggcggcgcgcgcgcggccgacgGGCTCCTGGCCGGCGCCGCGCTGGTGCGGCTCGAGGccgcgctgcggcggcgcgcggggagcCCGGCCGCGCGGCTCGCCGACTTCTTCGACGTCGCCGCGGGGTCCGGCGCGGGTGGCGTCCTCGCCGCCATGCTGTTCGCGCGCGGGCCGCGGGGGCGGCCCATGTACACCGCCGAGGACGCGCTCGcgttcctcctccgccgcgtccgCTGGGGGACCTGGTACCcgcgcgccggcgtcgccgtccggctgctccgccgcggcggcggcggcggccccgggtGGTCCGCCTTCGGCAGGGCGCTCGGCGACCTCACGCTCCGGGACACGGTGCGGCCGGTGCTGGTGCCCTGCTACGACCTCGCCACGCGGGCGCCGTTCCTCTTCtcccgcgccgacgccgccgagtCCCCCGCGCACGACTTCCGGCTCCGGGACGTCTGCGCCGCGACgtgcgcgggcggcgccgcggcggcggccgtcgaggTCCTGTCGGTGGACGGCGGCACGCGGATCCgcgccgtgggcggcggcgccgcgctggGCAACCCCACGGCCGCCGCAATCACGCACGTCCTCAACAACCGGCGCGAGTtccccgccgcggccaccgtcgacgacctCCTCGTCATTTCCATCGGCACGGGGGAGcccgccggcggtggcagcggccggCGCGCCAGGGCGCCCGAGGTCGCCCGGATCGCCGCCGAGGGCGTGTCCGACATG GTGGATCAAGCTGTCGCCATGGCGTTCGGACACAGCAGGACGAGCAATTACATCCGCATCCAG GGCACGGGgagccgtcgcggcggcggtggtgggagaGCGCCGAGGGCGTGCGGCGGCGAGACGAGGGAGCAGGCGGTGTGGAAGGCGGAGGCGATGCTGCTGCAGAGGAGCGTGGAGTCGGTGCTGTTCCAGGGCCGGAAGCTGGCCGGCGAGACCAACGCCGAGAAGCTGGAGCGCTTCGCGcgggagctcgccaaggagcaCGCCCGccggaagcagcagcagcaggccgctCAACAGGCGAGCCCCGGCGACGGTACGCCGGCCGTCGTTTCTTCAGCCACACCCAAGCAGACGCCGCACAAGGCAaccacgtcgtcgtcgtcagccaGCAGCACCGCCGGTTCAACGGAGGCCGCGAAACCCGAACCTccacccccgcggcggcgccggcgcgcgccggctgcgacgacgacgaagcgagctccggcggcgccgccgcattGCTAA
- the LOC101785840 gene encoding uncharacterized protein LOC101785840 — translation MHDSSRLSHPSPPPPPPPASPTPEASPAANAQPNLIAVEPTMIIKGVLGRYERWNPVHPTAGTFWGVGLGLGCGVGWGPGFGPEVIGYVGAGCGVGFSVGFTLAGVGIGLPQHGLIRNIEDSGFASNVSLDSARYYAATIIRGMVWDAISYAGNVGAIRKESWQKLLRFQDNPRISRVDPVSGGVDLPKLGKGMSRVDPVSGGVDPVSGGVDLPKLGKGAVSRVDLPKLGKGVLRVDLPKLGKGVSSSIQSAVECIRAFKDQHWPH, via the exons ATGCACGACTCCTCCCGGCTCAGCCACCCgtctccccctccgccgccgccgccggccagcccAACACCAGAAGCGTCACCGGCAGCAAATGCCCAGCCCAACCTG ATCGCGGTGGAGCCGACGATGATCATCAAGGGCGTGCTCGGGCGGTACGAGCGCTGGAACCCCGTGCACCCGACGGCCGGCACCTTCTGGGGCGTCGGGCTCGGCCTCGGTTGCGGCGTCGGCTGGGGCCCGGGGTTCGGGCCCGAGGTGATTGGGTACGTCGGCGCCGGCTGCGGCGTGGGGTTCAGCGTCGGCTTCACGCTCGCCGGCGTCGGCATCGGCCTGCCGCAGCACGGCCTCATCAGGAACATCGAAGACAGTG GTTTTGCAAGCAATGTGTCACTTGATTCAGCAAGGTATTACGCTGCAACCATCATCAGAGGTATGGTCTGGGATGCCATCAGTTATGCGGGCAATGTAGGGGCAATAAGGAAAGAATCCTGGCAGAAGCTTCTGAGGTTCCAGGACAACCCTCGGATTTCAAGAGTTGATCCGGTTTCAGGAGGAGTTGATCTGCCCAAGCTGGGGAAGGGCATGTCGAGAGTTGATCCGGTTTCAGGAGGAGTTGATCCGGTTTCAGGAGGAGTTGATCTGCCCAAGCTGGGGAAGGGCGCCGTGTCGAGAGTTGATCTGCCCAAGCTGGGGAAGGGCGTGTTGAGAGTTGATCTGCCCAAGCTGGGGAAGGGCGTGTCGAGCAGCATCCAGTCCGCCGTGGAATGCATCAGGGCCTTCAAAGATCAGCATTGGCCTCACTAA